A genomic segment from Necator americanus strain Aroian chromosome III, whole genome shotgun sequence encodes:
- a CDS encoding hypothetical protein (NECATOR_CHRIII.G11613.T1) yields the protein MNNPLVQSSIGADGINRDGRAVIGVTIVGGCEVATATCFADGNRDTLIMVFTGGVPFIMNGGCAMADLPPNLITCNANGNWVFAVTGEINPSIQCSVTTVGPDC from the exons ATGAACAATCCGTTAGTGCAGTCAAGTATTGGCGCGGACGGCATAAACCGCGACGGACGCGCAGTGATCGGCGTCACAATCGTCGGTGGATGTGAAGTAGCGACGGCGACATGCTTCGCCGATGGCAACAGAGACACCCTGATCATGGTGTTTACG GGCGGGGTACCTTTCATCATGAATGGCGGCTGCGCAATGGCGGACCTTCCTCCGAACTTGATCACCTGCAACGCCAATGGCAACTGGGTGTTCGCTGTCACTGGCGAGATCAACCCTTCCATCCAATGCAGTGTAACGACTGTCGGTCCCGACTGTTAG
- a CDS encoding hypothetical protein (NECATOR_CHRIII.G11614.T1) encodes MSNDGYSKHHLQHLSCNLQSGAVVVVVVVVVVVVVVVVEGGGVGVVVVVIGVVVVVGVVAVVVVLVVDGTVVVVGCDVVAVIGVEVVKVTVVVLVVDGVLLKLREISAQPTNESHPTRPVF; translated from the coding sequence atgagtaaCGACGGTTACTCCAAACACCACCTACAACATCTCTCATGTAACTTACAAAGTGGTGCAGTAGTAGTTGTTGTCGTGGTGGTAGTTGTAGTGGTAGTTGTGGTGGTAGAAGGTGGAGGTGTTGGGGTGGTTGTCGTCGTTATTGGAGTTGTTGTCGTAGTCGGTGTTGTTGCAGTTGTCGTGGTACTTGTAGTAGACGGGACTGTCGTTGTGGTCGGCTGCGACGTGGTTGCCGTGATCGGGGTGGAGGTGGTAAAAGTAACAGTCGTCGTTCTTGTGGTTGATGGAGTACTGCTGAAGTTGAGGGAGATTTCGGCACAGCCCACCAATGAAAGCCATCCAACTAGACCTGTTTTTTAA
- a CDS encoding hypothetical protein (NECATOR_CHRIII.G11615.T1) yields the protein MAFIGGLCRNLPQLQQYSINHKNDDCYFYHLHPDHGNHVAADHNDSPVYYKYHDNCNNTDYDNNSNNDDNHPNTSTFYHHNYHYNYHHDNNYYCTTL from the coding sequence ATGGCTTTCATTGGTGGGCTGTGCCGAAATCTCCCTCAACTTCAGCAGTACTCCATCAACCACAAGAACGACGACTGTTACTTTTACCACCTCCACCCCGATCACGGCAACCACGTCGCAGCCGACCACAACGACAGTCCCGTCTACTACAAGTACCACGACAACTGCAACAACACCGACTACGACAACAACTCCAATAACGACGACAACCACCCCAACACCTCCACCTTCTACCACCACAACTACCACTACAACTACCACCACGACAACAACTACTACTGCACCACTTTGTAA